One Candidatus Acididesulfobacter guangdongensis genomic window carries:
- a CDS encoding diguanylate cyclase — MIYCKLPDRPQNKLAHYTTIAAIAISTAIVILMTSFVFFNGARVAEKIAKIEKYERVQRLLNDTLINLLNAETGQRGFLLTGKSMYLAPYLTGKVNVKNDMKQLKTLLSKKYTKDYKTIKLLTAKKFNELKATIALRKQNKVNSALALVKTNKGIKDMNKLRIYISVLKSSYKKRAETAHGWVLKESDYIKIALPGVIFGYLLILLFVYVLLYINSKKITKYEDNLRQAAVDLESSYENEKTAKLFYLAISQINNLIPKSLNYGEFFTDVAGLFSKDIGIDGICVFKDDKPYAKLIASAGVKNIKEFTENLKVSSDENMPEGRGIYGKALRSAEVIYSNDFIADKASAPWQQKLKKLNFLSLAAMPIKTNDKPFGALVVCSSQKDYFDGKKVKFLKEISSILSYAVEYLENRNNLIQERDLSNILIENIHSGIAIYDENKFLYVNPTLLHLFHYTKEEFLNLNVTDFFSINEDQLYYKNSSIFKMYHNSEMSSRFIYKYAYISSGNGNNEKENKDKGDKIRYIDLFRTAITYNGKQTGLAIFSDVTDQILREQNILVERETYKELAERDALTGAGNRRSFDSKLTEMLNTANRYNRPLSLIMFDIDKFKDINDTYGHEIGDSILKELSHLIKQNLRTTDFFARYGGEEFMLIATETSLVTAKELAERLRIKIAEYDFNIGQYVTCSFGITEIIKGDTNQSIVFRVDNALYDAKRSGRNRVCFG; from the coding sequence ATGATATATTGCAAACTGCCCGACAGGCCTCAGAATAAACTCGCCCATTATACGACGATTGCCGCTATTGCAATTTCAACAGCCATTGTTATATTAATGACCTCATTTGTATTTTTTAACGGTGCGCGCGTTGCAGAAAAAATAGCTAAAATTGAAAAATATGAGCGCGTTCAGCGACTTCTTAACGATACGTTAATTAATCTTTTGAATGCCGAAACAGGGCAGAGAGGATTTTTATTAACCGGAAAGTCTATGTATCTTGCTCCGTATTTAACAGGCAAAGTCAATGTTAAAAACGATATGAAGCAGTTAAAAACTCTGCTGTCAAAAAAATATACAAAAGACTATAAAACAATTAAATTGCTGACCGCTAAAAAATTTAACGAACTTAAGGCAACAATTGCGCTGAGAAAACAAAATAAAGTTAATTCTGCTCTGGCTCTTGTGAAAACAAACAAGGGAATAAAAGATATGAATAAATTGAGAATATACATATCCGTTTTAAAATCATCCTATAAAAAACGGGCTGAAACAGCACACGGCTGGGTACTTAAAGAATCAGACTATATTAAAATAGCGCTGCCGGGTGTTATTTTCGGATATCTTTTAATTTTGCTTTTTGTTTACGTCTTATTATATATAAATTCAAAAAAAATAACAAAATATGAGGACAATTTAAGACAGGCGGCTGTTGATTTGGAATCATCTTATGAAAATGAGAAAACTGCTAAGCTATTTTATCTTGCAATATCTCAGATTAATAATCTAATCCCTAAATCTTTAAATTACGGTGAATTTTTTACAGATGTGGCAGGTCTATTTTCTAAAGACATAGGGATAGACGGCATCTGCGTTTTTAAAGACGATAAACCGTACGCAAAATTAATTGCAAGCGCAGGAGTAAAAAATATAAAAGAATTTACTGAAAACCTGAAAGTATCTTCCGATGAAAATATGCCCGAAGGACGTGGTATTTACGGAAAAGCGCTGAGGAGCGCAGAGGTTATATACTCAAATGATTTTATAGCAGATAAAGCGTCTGCGCCATGGCAGCAAAAACTAAAAAAATTAAATTTCTTATCATTAGCCGCGATGCCGATAAAAACTAACGATAAACCATTCGGAGCATTAGTTGTATGCAGCAGCCAAAAGGATTATTTCGACGGTAAAAAAGTAAAATTTTTAAAAGAAATTTCATCAATATTATCGTATGCGGTTGAGTACTTAGAGAATCGCAACAATCTTATTCAAGAAAGAGATTTATCAAATATATTGATAGAAAACATTCATTCGGGCATTGCTATTTATGATGAAAATAAATTTTTATACGTGAACCCTACTCTTCTCCATTTATTTCATTATACTAAAGAAGAATTTTTAAACTTAAACGTAACAGACTTTTTTAGCATAAATGAAGACCAACTGTATTATAAAAATTCTTCTATATTCAAAATGTATCATAACAGCGAAATGTCATCAAGATTCATTTATAAATATGCCTATATTAGCTCTGGCAATGGCAATAACGAGAAAGAGAATAAAGATAAAGGTGATAAAATCCGCTATATAGATTTATTCAGGACCGCAATAACTTACAACGGTAAACAAACCGGTCTTGCCATATTTTCGGATGTTACCGATCAGATATTAAGAGAGCAGAATATCTTGGTTGAAAGAGAAACGTATAAAGAACTTGCTGAAAGAGATGCTCTGACCGGAGCTGGAAATCGCCGTTCTTTCGATTCTAAACTAACCGAGATGCTAAATACAGCCAATAGGTATAACCGCCCTTTGTCGCTTATAATGTTTGACATAGATAAATTTAAAGATATAAATGATACATACGGTCATGAAATCGGCGATTCTATCTTAAAAGAATTATCACACCTAATTAAACAAAATTTAAGAACAACCGATTTTTTTGCCCGCTACGGCGGAGAAGAATTTATGCTTATAGCTACTGAAACATCTCTCGTTACCGCAAAAGAACTTGCAGAAAGATTAAGAATAAAAATAGCGGAATACGATTTTAATATAGGGCAATATGTCACGTGCAGTTTCGGAATAACGGAGATAATAAAAGGTGATACAAACCAGAGCATCGTTTTCAGAGTGGACAACGCATTATACGATGCAAAAAGAAGCGGACGAAACAGGGTGTGTTTCGGGTGA
- a CDS encoding EAL domain-containing protein codes for MENNTPEEKLIETLKEEASFFKTISESAAIGVHICDTEGFIYVNKTFEETLGYSLNELKEKHIKIWDIVHDVKIKEDIKQIIKRREKGEVFPFSWSNIAVIAKSNEIKYIRTSANTIFYKNKFVCLAIMVDITKEYLQEEQIKNLTMMYFTLSQINQLIVRTNNETELLKGICDILVNEIGYDTVWFGYKDASDIIEPEYCKSNQKDCGGKLELDLNSSSDASGTTQVSCALPLLRKDVYVCNDMLSDCPKLNLCKKFLGITADEQFSIANIPLIKKGELYGEITLCITKQNFFSESVVKLLKEIMGDISFAIDKIEENKFSYIFSNGLENSTDWVIITDDKANITFVNRAAEIISGYTKEEVIGKNPSIFKSGLHDKQFYKLLWDTVKNGEPYNTVIIDRAKNGELVYLDDTIIPVKFNDKITGYIAIGRNITKEKEYQSMLFEATSLDAVTKLPNINLFFEKLDAMLLTAKPDSIICVVIIGLREYSKINSIYGYSAGDKLLMEISSALRGVLKETDLIGKLKGDNFIVTLRNIRLKEDVLTVLNKIKATFNETFKISDGTEVDIFYNIGVSLYPEDGHDSKTLISKAQISLSNAKEMGDNAVSFYNSDLEKNIRKSLTFKRELQEAIKNKELVLYFQPYYNTKTGKLAGMEALLRWIKNGNIIPPSEFIPELEKTALILDVEDWLVEETAKKLRTWKDSGLNIAPVSINISSLTFEKKNLDKLIQKNLNKYDIHPSFINVELIERVFLKESNYDTLNALRDMGIKISIDDFGTGYSSLSYLRYLPIDIIKIDISFIRNLQNSDKDFAIIDAIIFLANKLDIQTVAEGVETEAQLNILKLLGCGSIQGFLFSKPLPEEELVKLLV; via the coding sequence ATGGAAAACAATACGCCGGAAGAAAAATTAATAGAAACCTTAAAGGAAGAAGCTTCTTTTTTTAAGACAATTTCGGAAAGCGCAGCAATAGGCGTCCATATATGCGATACCGAAGGCTTTATCTATGTCAATAAAACATTTGAAGAAACATTGGGATATTCGTTAAACGAACTTAAAGAAAAGCATATAAAAATATGGGACATAGTTCATGATGTAAAAATTAAAGAAGATATAAAACAGATTATTAAACGAAGGGAAAAAGGTGAAGTCTTTCCGTTCAGCTGGTCTAATATAGCGGTGATAGCTAAAAGCAACGAGATAAAATACATACGCACTTCTGCAAATACTATTTTCTATAAAAATAAATTTGTCTGTCTCGCTATTATGGTCGATATCACAAAAGAATATCTTCAGGAAGAACAGATAAAAAATCTGACTATGATGTATTTTACGCTGAGTCAGATTAACCAGCTTATAGTGAGAACTAATAACGAAACCGAATTGCTCAAAGGCATATGCGATATTCTTGTTAATGAAATAGGCTATGACACTGTATGGTTCGGATATAAAGACGCATCCGATATTATTGAACCGGAATACTGCAAAAGCAATCAGAAAGATTGCGGCGGTAAATTAGAATTGGACTTAAACAGTTCAAGCGATGCTTCAGGCACTACTCAAGTTTCATGCGCATTGCCTTTACTGCGAAAAGATGTTTATGTCTGCAATGATATGCTTTCAGACTGTCCGAAACTGAATCTGTGTAAAAAATTTTTAGGCATCACGGCTGACGAACAATTTTCTATAGCTAATATACCGCTTATAAAGAAAGGCGAACTATATGGGGAAATAACATTATGCATTACAAAACAAAATTTTTTTAGCGAAAGCGTAGTTAAACTGCTAAAAGAAATAATGGGCGATATATCTTTCGCCATAGATAAAATTGAAGAAAACAAATTCAGCTATATTTTTTCTAACGGGTTAGAAAACTCGACCGACTGGGTAATAATAACAGATGATAAAGCAAATATCACTTTCGTAAACAGGGCTGCGGAAATAATATCCGGTTATACAAAAGAAGAGGTAATAGGTAAAAATCCCAGTATTTTTAAGTCGGGTCTGCACGACAAACAATTTTACAAACTTTTATGGGATACTGTTAAAAACGGCGAACCCTACAACACGGTTATAATAGACAGGGCTAAAAACGGAGAATTAGTTTATTTGGACGATACCATAATTCCGGTTAAATTCAATGATAAAATTACCGGCTATATTGCCATAGGCAGAAATATAACAAAAGAAAAAGAATACCAGAGCATGCTTTTTGAGGCAACCTCTCTAGATGCCGTAACAAAACTTCCGAACATTAATCTGTTTTTTGAAAAACTGGACGCAATGCTTTTAACGGCAAAACCGGATAGCATCATATGCGTTGTTATAATAGGATTAAGAGAATATTCAAAAATCAACAGCATTTACGGTTATTCCGCAGGCGATAAATTGTTAATGGAAATTTCGTCTGCTCTGCGCGGTGTTCTGAAAGAAACAGATTTAATCGGCAAACTCAAAGGGGATAATTTTATTGTAACTTTGAGAAATATCAGGCTTAAAGAAGACGTATTGACGGTATTAAACAAAATTAAAGCGACATTTAATGAAACCTTTAAAATATCGGATGGTACAGAGGTCGATATATTTTATAATATAGGCGTAAGTTTATATCCCGAAGACGGACACGATTCTAAAACTCTTATTTCAAAAGCTCAGATAAGTCTTTCTAACGCCAAGGAAATGGGAGACAATGCGGTAAGTTTCTATAACTCGGATTTAGAGAAAAATATAAGAAAAAGCCTGACTTTTAAAAGAGAACTTCAGGAAGCTATAAAAAATAAAGAATTAGTACTTTATTTTCAGCCATATTATAATACTAAAACAGGTAAACTTGCCGGTATGGAAGCCCTGCTGCGTTGGATTAAAAACGGTAATATAATACCACCTTCGGAATTCATACCGGAGCTTGAAAAAACTGCGCTCATATTAGACGTTGAAGATTGGCTTGTTGAAGAAACAGCTAAAAAATTAAGAACGTGGAAAGATTCCGGTTTAAATATAGCGCCTGTTTCTATTAATATATCATCTTTAACATTTGAGAAAAAAAATTTAGATAAATTAATACAGAAAAATCTTAATAAATATGATATACATCCTTCATTTATAAATGTTGAACTGATAGAAAGGGTATTTTTAAAAGAATCAAATTATGATACATTGAACGCCCTTCGCGATATGGGCATTAAAATATCGATAGACGATTTCGGAACGGGCTATTCTTCTTTGTCATACCTGCGATATCTTCCTATAGATATTATCAAAATAGATATTTCGTTTATAAGAAATCTGCAGAACAGCGATAAAGATTTTGCTATAATAGATGCTATAATATTTCTTGCCAACAAATTAGATATTCAAACGGTTGCGGAAGGCGTTGAAACCGAAGCGCAGCTTAATATTTTAAAACTTTTGGGATGCGGAAGCATACAGGGATTTTTGTTTTCAAAACCTCTTCCGGAAGAAGAACTGGTTAAATTATTAGTTTGA
- a CDS encoding DUF4149 domain-containing protein, with protein MLITILLYIYLICLSAFFGSSIFIGYFTAPFIFKTIKSRDEAGNIVGSLLHKFSVLGFIILPIMILSGYFLYINGYSNIFILLEPFVILILTIFSENFISKKMNSLKKQMISITVTAKDDPRRKEFNALHKWSVKLFVVNELLCLPLFYIIFIR; from the coding sequence ATGCTAATAACAATATTGCTGTATATTTATCTTATATGTTTATCTGCTTTTTTCGGTTCGAGCATTTTTATCGGATATTTCACTGCTCCGTTCATCTTTAAGACAATAAAATCAAGGGATGAAGCAGGAAATATAGTAGGTTCGCTCTTGCATAAATTCTCGGTATTAGGATTTATTATTTTGCCGATAATGATATTATCTGGATATTTTTTGTATATAAACGGATACAGTAATATTTTTATTCTTCTTGAGCCATTTGTTATTCTCATTTTGACTATATTTTCTGAAAATTTTATTTCCAAAAAGATGAACAGCCTGAAAAAACAGATGATCTCAATTACCGTTACGGCAAAGGACGACCCGAGAAGGAAAGAATTTAATGCCCTCCATAAATGGTCCGTAAAATTATTTGTTGTGAATGAATTGTTGTGCCTGCCTTTATTTTACATAATATTTATCAGATAG
- a CDS encoding DUF815 domain-containing protein, whose amino-acid sequence MKRSDNLNSRQNGSINSIDFPVEKAGTDNKEQNNNTLNNILRSFQEEFKITNKLIYNIHNSFLQFNEKFNLLIELLQASNQASSAINNDNDNEQNINKINNISNINNNNNINSQNLEVLNCILFDKNNLKNSGSFKFLKTDSKYILKPIKNINSLAISDFIGIDDIIKEVFKNTFKFASGKPANNVLLWGDRGTGKSSLIRAITKSFNDEPYVDKIKFIEIVEDTAELIYELISMIKDEPYRFILFFDDIAFDADSLFYKKLKSILDGGLDELPENVIIYATSNKRHLTTEKFASSNNVENFIHPEQEYEEGLSLSDRFGLSFGLYSFDQETYLRIVEMYLKQYDLGISTLNLNQIRKEAVNFAAIKGSRSGRTAKQFAISLLKDN is encoded by the coding sequence ATGAAACGATCCGATAATTTAAACAGCCGGCAAAACGGTTCTATTAATTCTATTGATTTTCCTGTTGAGAAAGCAGGTACGGATAATAAAGAGCAAAATAATAATACGTTAAACAATATTTTGCGATCTTTTCAGGAAGAATTTAAAATAACAAACAAACTAATATACAATATTCATAATTCTTTTTTGCAATTTAACGAAAAATTTAATTTGCTCATTGAGTTATTGCAGGCATCTAACCAAGCATCTTCTGCGATAAACAACGATAACGATAACGAACAAAATATAAACAAAATAAATAACATAAGTAATATAAATAATAATAATAATATAAATAGTCAAAATTTAGAAGTTTTAAACTGCATTCTGTTTGATAAAAATAACCTGAAGAACAGCGGCTCATTCAAATTCTTAAAAACTGATTCAAAATATATTTTAAAACCCATTAAAAACATTAATTCACTGGCAATATCCGATTTTATTGGCATTGACGATATTATAAAAGAAGTATTTAAAAATACCTTTAAGTTTGCCTCTGGAAAACCCGCCAATAACGTTCTTCTTTGGGGCGACAGAGGTACCGGCAAATCTTCGCTTATAAGAGCTATAACAAAATCATTCAATGACGAACCGTATGTTGATAAAATAAAATTTATAGAAATTGTTGAAGATACCGCAGAATTAATTTACGAGCTTATAAGCATGATAAAAGACGAACCGTACAGATTTATTTTATTTTTTGACGATATTGCCTTTGACGCTGATTCCTTATTCTATAAAAAATTAAAATCAATTCTTGACGGCGGTTTAGATGAACTTCCGGAAAATGTCATCATTTATGCAACTTCCAACAAAAGGCATTTGACTACGGAAAAATTTGCATCGTCAAATAATGTTGAAAACTTTATACATCCAGAACAAGAGTATGAAGAAGGTCTGTCTCTAAGCGACAGATTCGGTCTGAGCTTCGGACTTTACAGTTTTGACCAGGAAACTTATCTGCGTATAGTAGAAATGTATTTAAAGCAGTATGACCTGGGTATTTCTACACTTAACCTAAATCAAATAAGAAAAGAAGCCGTAAATTTTGCAGCGATAAAAGGTTCGCGCTCAGGAAGAACGGCGAAGCAATTTGCAATAAGTTTGTTAAAAGATAACTAA
- the thiC gene encoding phosphomethylpyrimidine synthase ThiC, with protein sequence MNQIESAKHNIVTDEMIFVANKEDVLPEKIMRDIANGHTVILKNKVHDIQPLAIGKDLSTKVNSNIGSSGDICSIDEELEKLFVSIDNGADAVMDLSTGGNIKEFREKILKNSTIPLGTVPLYEAFQYLMDKNEPIEKFDPEILFEVIERQCEEGVDFITVHCGLTLEAIKRMNEQSRILGIVSRGGSLIATWMIKNNRENPLYEQYDRLVKIAKKNDVVLSLGDGLRPGSIADATDRAQITELVTLGELAKKALEEDVQVMIEGPGHVPLNQVETNIKLQKSLCSGAPFYVLGPLVTDIAPGYDHITSAIGGAIAAGAGADFLCYVTPAEHLRLPSAEDVKNGVIAAKIAAHAGDIAKGVKNAIQKDIAMSNFRKTMNWEGQYNSALDPEKAREMRSAIALKDDKVCSMCSSYCSIKLNASFK encoded by the coding sequence ATGAATCAAATTGAATCTGCAAAACATAATATAGTTACTGACGAAATGATATTTGTCGCAAATAAAGAAGATGTTCTGCCTGAAAAAATCATGCGCGATATTGCAAACGGACATACGGTTATTTTAAAAAATAAAGTCCATGATATACAACCTCTGGCTATCGGAAAAGACTTGTCTACCAAGGTAAATTCCAACATCGGTTCTTCCGGCGACATTTGCAGCATTGATGAAGAATTAGAAAAACTGTTTGTTTCTATAGATAACGGAGCAGACGCCGTAATGGATTTATCAACCGGAGGAAATATAAAGGAATTCAGAGAAAAGATACTTAAAAACTCTACTATTCCGCTTGGAACAGTACCGCTTTACGAAGCGTTTCAGTACCTTATGGACAAAAACGAACCCATTGAAAAATTTGACCCTGAAATATTATTTGAAGTTATTGAAAGACAATGCGAAGAAGGCGTTGATTTTATCACGGTACATTGCGGATTAACATTGGAAGCAATAAAAAGAATGAATGAACAGTCAAGAATTCTCGGCATAGTTTCAAGAGGCGGTTCGTTAATAGCCACGTGGATGATAAAAAATAACAGGGAAAATCCTTTATACGAGCAATATGACCGTCTAGTTAAAATAGCAAAAAAAAATGACGTAGTGTTAAGCCTTGGGGACGGGTTAAGACCCGGAAGCATAGCAGATGCTACGGACAGAGCTCAAATAACTGAACTTGTAACGCTTGGAGAACTTGCAAAAAAGGCGTTGGAAGAAGATGTGCAAGTTATGATTGAAGGTCCGGGTCATGTTCCGTTAAATCAGGTTGAAACAAATATAAAGCTTCAAAAAAGTTTATGCAGCGGCGCCCCGTTTTATGTTTTAGGTCCGCTCGTTACCGATATTGCTCCGGGATATGACCATATTACAAGCGCCATAGGAGGAGCTATTGCGGCAGGCGCAGGCGCCGACTTTTTATGCTATGTCACGCCGGCGGAACATTTGAGACTTCCATCTGCCGAAGATGTTAAAAATGGGGTAATAGCTGCTAAAATAGCGGCTCACGCTGGAGATATCGCGAAAGGCGTCAAGAATGCGATTCAGAAAGATATTGCAATGAGCAATTTCCGAAAAACTATGAACTGGGAAGGACAGTACAACAGTGCTTTGGATCCAGAAAAAGCCAGAGAAATGCGTTCGGCTATCGCGTTAAAAGACGATAAAGTATGTTCTATGTGTTCTTCATACTGCTCTATAAAACTTAACGCATCATTTAAATAA
- a CDS encoding thiamine phosphate synthase → MNSAIKFNIYLIGEKNFFSSEQEYLDKLKMCFDNGIKAFQLRQKDLTVRQIIYLGEKIKKIIEQYDDIYFFINDRVDISLALGADGVHLNKNSIPVKVIREQYGKMLIFYSSHSYEEALNAQKDGADAVTFSPIFKTKNQEFEQGLDALKAVVKDLTIPVFALGGINEHNIQAIRNAGTSYAAIQSAILKKKDNRETIKIISCALNSGQARI, encoded by the coding sequence ATGAATTCTGCTATCAAATTTAATATATATCTGATCGGTGAAAAAAACTTCTTTTCTTCGGAACAGGAATATCTCGACAAACTTAAAATGTGCTTTGATAACGGTATAAAAGCGTTTCAGCTAAGGCAAAAAGATTTAACTGTTCGTCAAATTATTTATCTCGGGGAAAAAATAAAAAAAATTATCGAACAATACGACGATATTTATTTTTTTATAAACGACAGAGTTGATATATCGCTTGCGCTTGGAGCCGACGGGGTTCATTTAAACAAAAACAGTATTCCGGTAAAAGTTATAAGAGAGCAGTATGGAAAAATGCTGATATTTTATTCATCGCATTCATATGAAGAAGCTCTGAATGCTCAAAAAGACGGAGCGGATGCCGTAACATTCAGTCCTATCTTTAAAACCAAAAATCAGGAATTTGAACAAGGCTTAGATGCCCTTAAAGCTGTCGTAAAAGACTTGACCATACCGGTTTTTGCGCTTGGCGGAATAAACGAACACAATATTCAGGCAATTAGAAATGCCGGAACTTCATATGCAGCAATTCAGTCGGCAATACTTAAGAAAAAAGACAACAGAGAAACCATAAAAATAATAAGCTGCGCATTAAATTCCGGTCAAGCAAGAATTTAG
- a CDS encoding rubredoxin codes for MMKWKCTVCGYIHDGDSAPDICPKCGAPKEKFEKIAPDVEQVIERSRKTNQLHMDLAHMLTKIIAISEDGIADNLDPNCVSIFQKAKKSAYELRQMSKAEIVAHINKQKWG; via the coding sequence ATTATGAAGTGGAAATGCACAGTATGCGGTTATATTCACGATGGTGATTCAGCTCCTGATATTTGTCCTAAATGCGGAGCACCGAAAGAAAAATTTGAAAAAATTGCTCCCGATGTTGAACAGGTTATCGAGCGTTCAAGAAAAACTAATCAATTACATATGGATTTGGCGCATATGCTGACAAAAATTATTGCCATTTCAGAAGACGGCATAGCGGATAACCTTGATCCAAATTGCGTAAGCATATTCCAAAAAGCTAAGAAGTCTGCATATGAATTGAGGCAGATGTCAAAAGCAGAGATAGTTGCCCACATTAATAAACAAAAATGGGGTTGA
- a CDS encoding YebC/PmpR family DNA-binding transcriptional regulator, protein MSGHSKWSTIKRKKGAIDAKRGKIFTNIIREMITATRIGGKDPSSNPRLRLAIDEAKANNMPKENIERAIKKGAGELEGDSYEELIYEGYGPAGVAILIEVLTDNKNRTVSELRYALSRHGGSLGESGCVAWMFNKKGTLGFDASKYAEDDIMETALELGAEDVKTEEDEIIVTTDPKDFEDIKKAFEDKKMTVKFAEVTYIPQTYIELQGKESEQMIKLLDALEEIEGIQNVNANFDIIDDKEE, encoded by the coding sequence ATGTCTGGTCATAGCAAGTGGAGCACCATTAAAAGAAAAAAAGGCGCGATAGACGCAAAAAGAGGAAAAATATTTACTAATATTATAAGGGAAATGATTACGGCAACACGAATAGGAGGAAAAGACCCTTCTTCTAATCCGCGCCTCAGACTTGCTATTGACGAAGCTAAGGCAAATAATATGCCTAAAGAAAATATAGAAAGAGCCATAAAAAAAGGAGCAGGCGAGCTTGAAGGAGATTCATACGAAGAGTTGATTTATGAAGGCTACGGTCCTGCGGGCGTCGCCATACTGATTGAAGTTCTGACAGATAATAAAAACAGGACGGTTTCCGAATTAAGATATGCGCTTTCAAGACACGGCGGAAGTCTGGGAGAATCCGGCTGCGTTGCATGGATGTTTAATAAAAAAGGAACGCTTGGATTTGATGCTTCAAAATATGCAGAAGATGATATAATGGAGACTGCGCTGGAACTTGGAGCCGAAGACGTTAAAACGGAAGAAGATGAAATAATAGTAACTACCGACCCTAAGGATTTTGAAGATATTAAAAAAGCGTTTGAAGATAAGAAAATGACTGTGAAGTTTGCAGAGGTCACATATATCCCGCAAACTTATATTGAACTTCAGGGAAAAGAATCGGAACAGATGATTAAACTTTTAGACGCTCTTGAAGAAATTGAAGGTATTCAGAATGTTAATGCAAATTTTGATATAATCGATGATAAAGAAGAATAG
- the ruvC gene encoding crossover junction endodeoxyribonuclease RuvC, with translation MIKKNSRCSCSVNNISDINNINDSIRIIGIDPGSIYTGWGILDSVQFGRKIKLVSVGLIDAKKYSYPNNLALIFNELKQIIEEYRPAIMVIESVFLGLNPSSLIKLSQARGAICLLSSLYGISLKEYAPRYIKKNVAGYGGADKEAVRRMVYNFIKELNDIDVAGNIENGKNCGKDAKPLNNNVSDALSAAICCATDMSNYV, from the coding sequence ATGATAAAGAAGAATAGCAGATGTTCCTGCAGCGTTAATAATATTAGCGATATTAATAATATTAATGATTCAATAAGAATTATAGGAATTGACCCGGGTTCAATATATACCGGATGGGGCATTTTAGATTCTGTTCAATTCGGCAGAAAAATAAAGTTAGTTTCTGTCGGACTTATTGATGCAAAAAAATATTCCTATCCGAATAATCTGGCTCTGATTTTTAATGAACTAAAACAGATAATTGAGGAGTATCGCCCTGCAATTATGGTTATAGAATCAGTTTTTTTAGGTTTAAACCCTTCTTCGCTGATTAAACTTTCGCAAGCCCGAGGCGCTATATGCCTGCTATCCTCATTATACGGCATCAGTCTGAAAGAATATGCGCCGAGGTATATAAAAAAAAATGTCGCAGGTTACGGCGGAGCTGATAAAGAAGCTGTACGCAGAATGGTTTATAATTTTATAAAAGAATTGAATGATATTGATGTCGCAGGCAATATCGAAAACGGAAAAAATTGCGGTAAAGACGCCAAACCTCTTAATAATAATGTTTCAGACGCTCTGAGCGCCGCCATATGCTGCGCTACCGATATGTCAAATTATGTTTAG